In a genomic window of Cyclopterus lumpus isolate fCycLum1 chromosome 13, fCycLum1.pri, whole genome shotgun sequence:
- the LOC117741397 gene encoding integrin-linked protein kinase yields the protein MDDIFTQCREGNAVAVRLWLDNTENDLNQGDDHGFSPLHWACREGRSSVVDMLIMRGARINVMNRGDDTPLHLASSHGHRDIVGKLIQCKADTNAANEHGNTPLHYACFWGQDLVAEDLVTNGAQVSICNKYGETPMDKAKPHLRELLREKAEKMGQNLAKIPFKDTFWKGTTRTRPRNGTLNKHAGIDYKQLSLLAKINENQSGELWQGRWQGNEVVVKVLKVRDWTTRKSRDFNEEYPKLRIFSHPNVLPMLGACQSPPAPHPIIITHWMPYGSLYNVLHEGTNFVVDQTQAVKFALDIACGMAFLHTLEPMIPRHYLNSKSVMIDEDMTARISMADVKFSFQCPGRMYSPAWVAPEALQKKPEEINRRSADMWSFAVLLWELVTREVPYADLSNMEIGMKVALEGLRPTIPPGISPHICKLMKICMNEDPAKRPKFDMIVPILEKMQDK from the exons AGATGACCACGGCTTCAGCCCTCTCCACTGGGCGTGCAGGGAGGGCCGCTCCAGCGTGGTGGACATGCTCATCATGAGAGGGGCTCGCATTAACGTTATGAATCGGGGGGACGACACGCCTCTGCACCTGGCCTCCAGCCATGGACATCGCGACATCGTGGGAAAG CTGATCCAGTGCAAAGCAGACACTAATGCAGCtaatgaacatgggaacacacCACTGCATTATGCCTGCTTCTGGGGCCAAGACCTTGTGGCTGAG GACCTTGTGACTAATGGGGCTCAGGTGAGCATCTGTAACAAATATGGAGAAACTCCTATGGACAAAGCCAAACCTCACCTGCGTGAACTCCTCAGAG AAAAGGCTGAGAAAATGGGACAGAACTTGGCTAAAATTCCCTTCAAGGACACGTTCTGGAAAGGCACCACGAGAACTCGACCCC GCAATGGCACTTTGAACAAACATGCAGGTATTGACTACAAACAGCTCTCTCTCCTGGCTAAAATAAATGAGAACCAATCTGGAGAG CTGTGGCAAGGGCGCTGGCAAGGAAATGAGGTTGTTGTTAAGGTGCTAAAAGTTCGCGACTGGACCACAAGGAAAAGCAGAGACTTCAATGAGGAATATCCCAAACTCAG GATATTCTCCCACCCGAATGTCCTACCCATGTTGGGAGCATGTCAGTCTCCTCCCGCCCCTCaccccatcatcatcacacactGGATGCCTTATGGCTCCCTTTACAACGTGCTGCATGAAGGCACCA ACTTTGTGGTGGACCAGACACAGGCGGTGAAGTTTGCGCTGGACATTGCTTGTGGAATGGCCTTCTTACACACTCTTGAACCCATGATCCCTCGCCACTATCTCAACAGCAAGAGTGTTATG ATAGATGAAGACATGACAGCCAGGATCAGCATGGCAGATGTCAAGTTCTCCTTCCAGTGTCCTGGCAGGATGTACTCGCCTGCATGGGTAGCCCCCGAGG CCCTGCAGAAGAAGCCAGAGGAGATCAACCGTCGGTCAGCAGACATGTGGAGCTTTGCTGTTCTGCTGTGGGAGTTGGTGACCAGAGAAGTGCCGTACGCTGACCTCTCAAACATGGAAATTGGCATGAAG GTTGCCTTAGAGGGCTTAAGGCCCACCATCCCCCCCGGCATTTCGCCCCACATCTGCAAGCTCATGAAGATATGCATGAACGAGGACCCAGCAAAGAGGCCCAAATTTGACATGATTGTGCCAATTCTGGAAAAAATGCAGGACAAGTGA
- the apbb1 gene encoding amyloid-beta A4 precursor protein-binding family B member 1: MGGLDDEDMPYVVNKQKQDEELKNKLNDSSLWCDQESTGNNAKWVKEGQNQLRKVAENQQDQDHNCNISQNGNKDDFPHQNTTQEEQQGNEEQTKSPKIAMTPGLSQEESKNILNQPLLIDTLESTEEKEREEDAKEKDNTSEEDEETSGVIRGETATEEPIDVESQQESGVVGRNACLLFSNMNGTPNDEESSWPALSQDNPADSSPNGNRESFWDSSAFETDTDLPSGWMRVRDTSGTYYWHIPTGTTQWEPPSPQGRVGDSMMSSTMSLETTPCEETEESWAHLSSTDEGVGEGELWNEEAEVASDQSLKEFEGATLRYASINLNYNFPQSEEEEKLAPLCTDLETKCFAVRSLGWVEMSEEDMVPGKSSVAVNNCIRQLSYHKHNLHDTAGIWGEGKDMLMVLENDTMNLIDPLGQTLLHAQPIGSIRVWGVGRDNGRDFAYVARDNLTQVLKCHVFRCDSPAKNIATSLHEMCSKIMMERKATKPGVSRLSSDLSNPVVIPIEEFPAPKNELFYQFHVYYLGCEAVAKPVGMDIINDTLEAAIKGKDTSDWTPVSVDIAPATLTILSKQSEEVLSECRVRFLSFMGVGKDVHAFAFIMSEGPQDYTCHMFWCEPNAASLSEAVQAACMLRYQKCLDARPPSLASCLPTVPADSVARRVKKGVQSLLGSFKSYRSGPQSP, translated from the exons ATGGGTGGCCTTGATGATGAAGATATGCCATACGttgtgaacaaacaaaaacaagacgaAGAGCTGAAGAACAAGCTGAATGACAGCAGCCTCTGGTGCGACCAGGAGTCCACTGGCAACAATGCCAAGTGGGTCAAAGAAGGCCAGAACCAGCTGCGGAAAGTAGCTGAGAACCAACAGGACCAGGACCACAACTGCAACATCAGTCAGAATGGGAACAAGGATGACTTCCCTCACCAGAACACCACTCAGGAAGAACAACAGGGGAACGAGGAGCAGACCAAGTCTCCCAAGATAGCAATGACCCCTGGTCTCAGTCAGGAGGAGTCCAAGAACATCCTTAACCAGCCGCTGCTCATCGATACTCTGGAGTCtacagaagagaaagaaagagaagaagatgctAAAGAGAAGGATAACACAtcagaggaagatgaagaaacaTCAGGTGTTATCAGAGGAGAGACGGCAACAGAAGAACCGATTGATGTGGAGTCTCAGCAAGAAAGTGGTGTCGTTGGGAGAAATGCCTGCCTCCTGTTCTCCAACATGAACGGGACACCAAATGATGAGGAATCCAGCTGGCCTGCACTTTCTCAGGACAACCCAGCTGACAGCTCTCCAAATGGCAACAGAG AGTCCTTTTGGGATTCTAGTGCCTTTGAGACCGACACGGACCTGCCTTCAGGATGGATGAGGGTTCGAGATACATCAGGCACATACTACTGGCACATCCCCACAGGCACCACCCAGTGGGAGCCTCCTTCACCCCAGGGTAGAGTTGGCGACTCCATGATGTCCTCGACTATGTCCCTGGAGACTACGCCCTGTGAGGAGACTGAG GAATCCTGGGCTCATCTTTCCAGCACAGATGAAGGAGTCGGGGAAGGGGAACTGTGGAAT GAGGAGGCTGAGGTTGCATCTGATCAAAGTCTGAAGGAGTTTGAAGGGGCAACTCTACGCTATGCATCCATAAACCTGAA TTACAATTTCCCCCAgtccgaggaagaggagaagctcGCTCCACTCTGCACAGATTTGGAAACTAAG TGTTTTGCAGTGCGTTCCCTCGGCTGGGTGGAGATGTCTGAGGAGGACATGGTACCTGGCAAGAGCAGCGTTGCTGTCAACAACTGCATCAGGCAGCTCTCTTATCACAAACACAACCTTCATGACACTGCCGGCATCTGGGGAGAG ggtaAGGATATGCTGATGGTCCTGGAGAACGACACCATGAACTTGATCGACCCGCTGGGTCAGACTCTGCTCCATGCTCAGCCCATTGGCAGCATCCGTGTTTGGGGTGTTGGCAGAGACAATGGCAG GGATTTTGCTTATGTGGCTCGAGACAACCTGACTCAAGTTCTGAAGTGTCATGTTTTCCGCTGTGACTCGCCTGCCAAGAACATAGCCACCAGTCTACATGAGATGTGCTCAAAG ATAATGATGGAGAGAAAGGCGACCAAGCCAGGGGTGAGCAGGCTCAGCTCTGACCTGAGTAACCCTGTGGTCATCCCTATTGAAG AGTTTCctgctccaaaaaatgaactctTCTACCAGTTCCATGTTTATTACCTTGGTTGTGAGGCTGTGGCTAAGCCAGTTG GTATGGATATAATCAACGACACGCTTGAGGCAGCCATTAAGGGCAAAGATACAAGTGACTGGACTCCGGTCTCAGTGGATATTGCTCCAGCCACCCTCACAATACTTTCAAAACAG AGTGAGGAGGTGCTGTCCGAGTGCAGGGTGCGCTTCCTGTCTTTCATGGGTGTGGGAAAGGACGTCCACGCGTTTGCTTTCATCATGTCAGAGGGGCCCCAAGATTACACCTGTCACATGTTTTGGTGTGAACCCAACGCAGCTAGTCTGAGCGAGGCTGTGCAGGCTGCCTGCATG cTTCGTTACCAGAAATGTTTAGATGCACGTCCGCCcagcctggcctcctgcctgcCTACTGTTCCTGCTGACTCTGTGGCTCGACGGGTCAAGAAGGGGGTGCAGAGTCTGCTGGGCAGCTTTAAGAGCTACAGGTCAGGCCCTCAATCCCCTTGA